One segment of Falco rusticolus isolate bFalRus1 chromosome 3, bFalRus1.pri, whole genome shotgun sequence DNA contains the following:
- the SRSF4 gene encoding serine/arginine-rich splicing factor 4 isoform X1 yields the protein MPRVYIGRLSYQARERDVERFFKGYGKILEVDLKNGSRRSCSQKRLSVAQRAAASSAVAWATLEPGSGLGRYGFVEFDDLRDADDAVYELNGKDLCGERVIVEHARGPRRDSSYGSGRSGYGYRRSGRDKYGPPTRTEYRLIVENLSSRCSWQDLKDYMRQAGEVTYADAHKGRKNEGVIEFKSYSDMKRALEKLDGTEVNGRKIRLVEDRPGSRRRRSYSRSRSHSRSRSRSRHSHKSRSRSASSSRSKSRSRSRSVSRSRSKSRSRSKSHSRSQKEKSRTPSKEDKSRSRSRSAEKSRNKSKDKSEGALHNSDEKAKSRSHSKEKSRSRSGSKDRGDMRESMRSRSKEKSRSKDREKSISKARSRSKSRDESRSRSHSKDKRKSRKRSRDDSRSRSRSHSKSEKSKRRSKRDSKPSSKKKRKDSHERSRSASKDKEHLKSDSDKKEAKGEGEDAAACRVSRSRSRSISKSKPNVKSDSRSRSKSVSKPRSRSKSRSRSASRSHSQSRSRSRSRS from the exons ATGCCGCGGGTCTACATCGGCCGCCTCAGCTACCAGGCGCGGGAGCGGGACGTGGAGCGGTTCTTCAAGGGCTACGGCAAGATCCTGGAGGTGGATCTTAAGAACGG CAGCCGGAGAAGTTGCAGCCAAAAGAGACTCTCAGTTGCACAAagggctgcagcatcctcagctgtTGCTTGGGCGACTTTGGAGCCTGGATCCGGTCTTGGCAG GTACGGCTTTGTTGAGTTTGATGATCTGCGAGATGCAGATGATGCTGTTTATGAGCTAAATGGTAAAGATCTTTGTGGGGAGAGAGTGATCGTTGAGCATGCCAGAGGCCCACGTCGTGACAGCAGTTACGGTTCTGGACGCA GTGGATATGGTTATAGAAGAAGCGGAAGAGATAAGTACGGTCCTCCTACCCGTACAGAATACAGATTGATTGTGGAAAATTTGTCAAGCCGCTGCAGCTGGCAAGATCTTAAG GATTATATGCGTCAGGCAGGGGAAGTGACATATGCAGATGCacacaaaggaaggaaaaatgaaggtgTGATTGAGTTCAAATCCTATTCTGACATGAAAAGAGCCCTTGAAAAGCTGGACGGGACAGAAGTAAATGGCAGAAAGATTAGATTAGTGGAAGACAGACCTGGATCGAGACGGCGCCGCTCTTACTCTAGAAGCCGAAGCCATTCGAG gtCTCGCTCTCGAAGCAGACATTCTCATAAAAGCAGGAGCCGCAGCGCCAGTAGTAGTCGCTCCAAGAGTAGATCAAGATCCAG GTCTGTGTCCCGTTCCAGAAGCAAGAGCCGTAGTCGAAGCAAGAGCCATAGCAGAagccaaaaagagaaaagcaggactCCAAGTAAAGAGGATAAAAGTAGGAGCCGCAGCAGGAGTGCAGAGAAATCCCGAAACAAAAGTAAAGATAAATCTGAGGGCGCTCTCCATAACAGTGAtgagaaagcaaagagcaggagccacagcaaggaaaagagtAGGAGCAGGAGTGGGAGTAAGGACAGGGGAGACATGAGGGAGAGCATGAGGAGTAGGAGCAAGgagaagagcagaagcaaagacAGGGAGAAGAGCATTAGCAAGGCTAGAAGCAGGAGCAAGAGCAGGGatgagagcaggagcaggagccacAGTaaggataaaaggaaaagtagGAAGAGAAGCAGGGATGACAGCAGAAGTAGGAGCAGGAGCCACAGCAAGAGTGAGAAAAGCAAGAGGCGCAGCAAGCGAGACAGCAAACCAAgtagcaagaagaaaaggaaggacagCCACGAGCGGTCCAGGTCAGCCTCCAAAGACAAGGAGCATCTAAAATCAGATTCTGACAAAAAGGAGGCAAAAGGTGAGGGTGAGGATGCAGCTGCATGTCGGGTGTCTCGCTCCAGGTCTAGGTCGATTTCCAAGTCAAAACCAAATGTCAAATCGGATTCTCGTTCCAGGTCTAAATCCGTTTCAAAGCCTAGGTCCCGGTCCAAGTCTAGATCTAGGTCTGCCTCTAGGTCACACTCCCAGTCGCGGTCAAGGTCTCGCTCCAGATCCTAA
- the SRSF4 gene encoding serine/arginine-rich splicing factor 4 isoform X2: MPRVYIGRLSYQARERDVERFFKGYGKILEVDLKNGYGFVEFDDLRDADDAVYELNGKDLCGERVIVEHARGPRRDSSYGSGRSGYGYRRSGRDKYGPPTRTEYRLIVENLSSRCSWQDLKDYMRQAGEVTYADAHKGRKNEGVIEFKSYSDMKRALEKLDGTEVNGRKIRLVEDRPGSRRRRSYSRSRSHSRSRSRSRHSHKSRSRSASSSRSKSRSRSRSVSRSRSKSRSRSKSHSRSQKEKSRTPSKEDKSRSRSRSAEKSRNKSKDKSEGALHNSDEKAKSRSHSKEKSRSRSGSKDRGDMRESMRSRSKEKSRSKDREKSISKARSRSKSRDESRSRSHSKDKRKSRKRSRDDSRSRSRSHSKSEKSKRRSKRDSKPSSKKKRKDSHERSRSASKDKEHLKSDSDKKEAKGEGEDAAACRVSRSRSRSISKSKPNVKSDSRSRSKSVSKPRSRSKSRSRSASRSHSQSRSRSRSRS; the protein is encoded by the exons ATGCCGCGGGTCTACATCGGCCGCCTCAGCTACCAGGCGCGGGAGCGGGACGTGGAGCGGTTCTTCAAGGGCTACGGCAAGATCCTGGAGGTGGATCTTAAGAACGG GTACGGCTTTGTTGAGTTTGATGATCTGCGAGATGCAGATGATGCTGTTTATGAGCTAAATGGTAAAGATCTTTGTGGGGAGAGAGTGATCGTTGAGCATGCCAGAGGCCCACGTCGTGACAGCAGTTACGGTTCTGGACGCA GTGGATATGGTTATAGAAGAAGCGGAAGAGATAAGTACGGTCCTCCTACCCGTACAGAATACAGATTGATTGTGGAAAATTTGTCAAGCCGCTGCAGCTGGCAAGATCTTAAG GATTATATGCGTCAGGCAGGGGAAGTGACATATGCAGATGCacacaaaggaaggaaaaatgaaggtgTGATTGAGTTCAAATCCTATTCTGACATGAAAAGAGCCCTTGAAAAGCTGGACGGGACAGAAGTAAATGGCAGAAAGATTAGATTAGTGGAAGACAGACCTGGATCGAGACGGCGCCGCTCTTACTCTAGAAGCCGAAGCCATTCGAG gtCTCGCTCTCGAAGCAGACATTCTCATAAAAGCAGGAGCCGCAGCGCCAGTAGTAGTCGCTCCAAGAGTAGATCAAGATCCAG GTCTGTGTCCCGTTCCAGAAGCAAGAGCCGTAGTCGAAGCAAGAGCCATAGCAGAagccaaaaagagaaaagcaggactCCAAGTAAAGAGGATAAAAGTAGGAGCCGCAGCAGGAGTGCAGAGAAATCCCGAAACAAAAGTAAAGATAAATCTGAGGGCGCTCTCCATAACAGTGAtgagaaagcaaagagcaggagccacagcaaggaaaagagtAGGAGCAGGAGTGGGAGTAAGGACAGGGGAGACATGAGGGAGAGCATGAGGAGTAGGAGCAAGgagaagagcagaagcaaagacAGGGAGAAGAGCATTAGCAAGGCTAGAAGCAGGAGCAAGAGCAGGGatgagagcaggagcaggagccacAGTaaggataaaaggaaaagtagGAAGAGAAGCAGGGATGACAGCAGAAGTAGGAGCAGGAGCCACAGCAAGAGTGAGAAAAGCAAGAGGCGCAGCAAGCGAGACAGCAAACCAAgtagcaagaagaaaaggaaggacagCCACGAGCGGTCCAGGTCAGCCTCCAAAGACAAGGAGCATCTAAAATCAGATTCTGACAAAAAGGAGGCAAAAGGTGAGGGTGAGGATGCAGCTGCATGTCGGGTGTCTCGCTCCAGGTCTAGGTCGATTTCCAAGTCAAAACCAAATGTCAAATCGGATTCTCGTTCCAGGTCTAAATCCGTTTCAAAGCCTAGGTCCCGGTCCAAGTCTAGATCTAGGTCTGCCTCTAGGTCACACTCCCAGTCGCGGTCAAGGTCTCGCTCCAGATCCTAA
- the SRSF4 gene encoding serine/arginine-rich splicing factor 4 isoform X3 — MSDIQKAFKQRGYGYRRSGRDKYGPPTRTEYRLIVENLSSRCSWQDLKDYMRQAGEVTYADAHKGRKNEGVIEFKSYSDMKRALEKLDGTEVNGRKIRLVEDRPGSRRRRSYSRSRSHSRSRSRSRHSHKSRSRSASSSRSKSRSRSRSVSRSRSKSRSRSKSHSRSQKEKSRTPSKEDKSRSRSRSAEKSRNKSKDKSEGALHNSDEKAKSRSHSKEKSRSRSGSKDRGDMRESMRSRSKEKSRSKDREKSISKARSRSKSRDESRSRSHSKDKRKSRKRSRDDSRSRSRSHSKSEKSKRRSKRDSKPSSKKKRKDSHERSRSASKDKEHLKSDSDKKEAKGEGEDAAACRVSRSRSRSISKSKPNVKSDSRSRSKSVSKPRSRSKSRSRSASRSHSQSRSRSRSRS, encoded by the exons ATGTCAGATATTCAGAAAGCCTTTAAGCAAC GTGGATATGGTTATAGAAGAAGCGGAAGAGATAAGTACGGTCCTCCTACCCGTACAGAATACAGATTGATTGTGGAAAATTTGTCAAGCCGCTGCAGCTGGCAAGATCTTAAG GATTATATGCGTCAGGCAGGGGAAGTGACATATGCAGATGCacacaaaggaaggaaaaatgaaggtgTGATTGAGTTCAAATCCTATTCTGACATGAAAAGAGCCCTTGAAAAGCTGGACGGGACAGAAGTAAATGGCAGAAAGATTAGATTAGTGGAAGACAGACCTGGATCGAGACGGCGCCGCTCTTACTCTAGAAGCCGAAGCCATTCGAG gtCTCGCTCTCGAAGCAGACATTCTCATAAAAGCAGGAGCCGCAGCGCCAGTAGTAGTCGCTCCAAGAGTAGATCAAGATCCAG GTCTGTGTCCCGTTCCAGAAGCAAGAGCCGTAGTCGAAGCAAGAGCCATAGCAGAagccaaaaagagaaaagcaggactCCAAGTAAAGAGGATAAAAGTAGGAGCCGCAGCAGGAGTGCAGAGAAATCCCGAAACAAAAGTAAAGATAAATCTGAGGGCGCTCTCCATAACAGTGAtgagaaagcaaagagcaggagccacagcaaggaaaagagtAGGAGCAGGAGTGGGAGTAAGGACAGGGGAGACATGAGGGAGAGCATGAGGAGTAGGAGCAAGgagaagagcagaagcaaagacAGGGAGAAGAGCATTAGCAAGGCTAGAAGCAGGAGCAAGAGCAGGGatgagagcaggagcaggagccacAGTaaggataaaaggaaaagtagGAAGAGAAGCAGGGATGACAGCAGAAGTAGGAGCAGGAGCCACAGCAAGAGTGAGAAAAGCAAGAGGCGCAGCAAGCGAGACAGCAAACCAAgtagcaagaagaaaaggaaggacagCCACGAGCGGTCCAGGTCAGCCTCCAAAGACAAGGAGCATCTAAAATCAGATTCTGACAAAAAGGAGGCAAAAGGTGAGGGTGAGGATGCAGCTGCATGTCGGGTGTCTCGCTCCAGGTCTAGGTCGATTTCCAAGTCAAAACCAAATGTCAAATCGGATTCTCGTTCCAGGTCTAAATCCGTTTCAAAGCCTAGGTCCCGGTCCAAGTCTAGATCTAGGTCTGCCTCTAGGTCACACTCCCAGTCGCGGTCAAGGTCTCGCTCCAGATCCTAA